TTCAACAAATCAGAACGTAATTCAGGCATTCAACTTTCCTCGGGCCACACTGGCGCTTGCCGTAAATATACGCGAATTGATCGCAAATATTCCCGTTATAATTATGATGCTTGTACTAATAATTACAATTCCTCCCGTTGAGTCGATAACTTGGTTGTGGGTGCTGATTGTTCCCGTAATCCTTCTGCAGGTGGTATTTAATCTAGGCGTAGGCCTGTTACTTGCACCGCTTGTAGCAAAATTAAACGATCTTGTACATGTAATATCCTTTGGTATGCGTTTTTGGATGTTCGCTTCATGCGTCATGTTTTCAATAACGCGCTATGAAAAATGGCCATCAATACTCGCCGTAGTCGAAGCGAATCCCATGTACATCATAATTACGATGGTAAGAAACTGCCTCCTGTATGCTCAGGCGCCTGTTTGGCAGGACTGGGCCGGGCTGGTGGCATGGTCATTCGGCGCTCTCTGTGTGGGCATGTTCTTCTTCTGGAGAGGAGAGGAGACGTATGGGCGCGATGATTAATTTGGCTTCGGGGTCGCCAGCAGTGGTGATCGATAAAGTGGCTATGACATATACCATTCCTGCCGGAGGAATGAAGGGTGAGGAGGGTATCCGCCCCGCTATTTCCCGGCTTGTTGGAAAGGGGGGCGGGACGGAAATTTACGCCCTCAAAGAGCTCTCCCTCGTGGCTATGCACGGGGAGGTCATTGGCGTAATAGGGCTCAATGGATCTGGCAAGAGCACCCTGATGAAGTTGATATCAGGAAAGATCAACCCGTCTAGAGGGCAGGTATATGCTTCGTCTACACCGATTATGCTGGGCGTATCTGCAGCTCTGGTTCCTGACCTCTCCGGCGCGCATAACATCATGCTCGGCTGCTTGGCGATGGGAATGTCCAATCAAGATATCGCAAGAAAGTACGATTCCATTCTTGAGCTTTCCGGGCTGGAAGAATCAATTCATCTTCCGATGCGGTCCTATTCATCCGGCATGGCTTCACGTCTAAGATTTGCTATTGCGGCTGCCATTGACCCGGAGATTCTTATCATTGATGAAGCGCTGAATACTGGCGACGATGAATTCAAGGACCGAACGAAAAAACGGATGGATGAAGTCCGGGCACAAGCAGGATGCGTTTTCCTTGTCAGCCACAGCCTCAATACCATCCGGGATTTGTGCACGCGCCTCGTCTGGTTGGACAAAGGTGATTTGCTGTACGACGGGGAACCAGAGCAAGGGATCAACTGGTACCGGAAGTACACCGCGGAGCTTGCTAAGAAAGACAGGTTTGCCGCAGGAAAAATTCGTCGCAGGATGCTCCGTGATCTCGAGATAGTTGATATTCAGCCCAAAGTGGCTGGACGACGCAAGCAGGGGACAGCGTGACACGTGATATTCAGCGGCTGCGAACTCTGCTGTGGCACTTTAGGAACGGCGGCTTCGAGCAACTGCGCAAGCATCGCGGAACCAAGGTGGACTCCGGCAGCTCGGCGGCTGCGAAGAAACAACGTATCTCGTTCCTCGGCAAGGGCAGCCGGTTGGCATTTGAACCCTTCGACGTCGGGGTAGACGACATCAGACGGAGTGATCTGACCGTCGCAGTCATTTTGGATGAATTTTCCAGCTTGGCCTTCCAACACGAGTGGAATCAAGTGTCCCTGCACCCACAGACTTGGGCGTCTGAGCTTGAAGCCAGTAAGCCGGACTTGCTTTTTGTCGAATCGGCGTGGAACGGGAACGGTGGTCTCTGGAAATACGAGCTCACCGGAGCATCCGGGCCCAAGAAGAACTTTCTACAGCTACTTGAAACATGCCGGGAGTTGGGCATCCCGACAGTTTTCTGGAATAAGGAGGATCCTCCCCACTACCAGGATTTCTTGGATGCTGCGAAACATTTTGATCATGTGTTCACCAGCGATTCCGATCGGCTCGTAAATTATCAAGATGATCTTGGTCACGACAACGTAGGCGTGCTGCAGTTTGCCGCCCAGCCTGCGCTCCACAACCCCATCCGCCCCCGGAGCGGCTGGCACGAACGCGGCGTTGCCTTTGCGGGCATGTATTTTGCCCATAAATTTCCTGAACGGCGGGAGCAACTCGACCTGTTGCTCGCTGCAGCCACGCGGCTTGACGCCAAGGGAGCTGCGGGCCTCGAGATCTTCTCCCGTCATGCAGAAAAGAGCGCGGACTACCGCTTTCCCAGTGACTTGACGAAGTTCGTTAGGGGCTCACTCTCCTACCCCGAGATGCTGACCGCATATAAGGCCTTCAAAGTCTTCCTCAATGTCAACTCCGTAGTGAATTCGCCGACGATGTGTGCCAGGCGAATCTTCGAGATCTCCGCTGCTGGCACCTCAGTCGTCAGCACACCAAGCGTCGCTTTGGGCCAGACATGGGCGGCAGACGAGCAGTTTATCGTGCAAACGGCTGAAGACGCTGAACAGGTGATTGATTCGTTAATCCGTAATCCTGAGCTGTCGGACCGTCAGCTCCACAAAGCACAGCGGCGCATCTGGTCTGATCACACCTATGCGCATAGAGCGGAACAGGTCATCTCATCGGTCTTACCAAGCAGCACGATTCCGG
This genomic interval from Arthrobacter citreus contains the following:
- a CDS encoding ABC transporter permease, which gives rise to MTEPRPSGTVELPHKVTVALDLKELSRVGARPKLTDYLVSLWNYRQFVLYDARARVQTANRRDRLGSAWLLLDPLLNGLGYFLIFGLLLNSSRGIDNFLGYLIIGVFLFQLSTRSIVATARIVSTNQNVIQAFNFPRATLALAVNIRELIANIPVIIMMLVLIITIPPVESITWLWVLIVPVILLQVVFNLGVGLLLAPLVAKLNDLVHVISFGMRFWMFASCVMFSITRYEKWPSILAVVEANPMYIIITMVRNCLLYAQAPVWQDWAGLVAWSFGALCVGMFFFWRGEETYGRDD
- a CDS encoding glycosyltransferase family protein translates to MTRDIQRLRTLLWHFRNGGFEQLRKHRGTKVDSGSSAAAKKQRISFLGKGSRLAFEPFDVGVDDIRRSDLTVAVILDEFSSLAFQHEWNQVSLHPQTWASELEASKPDLLFVESAWNGNGGLWKYELTGASGPKKNFLQLLETCRELGIPTVFWNKEDPPHYQDFLDAAKHFDHVFTSDSDRLVNYQDDLGHDNVGVLQFAAQPALHNPIRPRSGWHERGVAFAGMYFAHKFPERREQLDLLLAAATRLDAKGAAGLEIFSRHAEKSADYRFPSDLTKFVRGSLSYPEMLTAYKAFKVFLNVNSVVNSPTMCARRIFEISAAGTSVVSTPSVALGQTWAADEQFIVQTAEDAEQVIDSLIRNPELSDRQLHKAQRRIWSDHTYAHRAEQVISSVLPSSTIPVAVPDVSLLVSTIRPHQIRSVFQSVANLARVETELILATHGFHLPAHEVRDLQREFGVENVAVLERPRSVTLGDCLNDCVKASSGSVLSKMDDDDFYAPNYMIDMVHALAFSKADVVGKQAHYVFVAESDVTVLRYADREHRFTSAVMGPTITARRSVFENVQFQGLSLGEDTAFLRDVKSGGGRIYSGDRFNYFQYRGNADHTWKIPDAKITASGKVVFFGSPGEHVAI
- a CDS encoding ABC transporter ATP-binding protein — translated: MGAMINLASGSPAVVIDKVAMTYTIPAGGMKGEEGIRPAISRLVGKGGGTEIYALKELSLVAMHGEVIGVIGLNGSGKSTLMKLISGKINPSRGQVYASSTPIMLGVSAALVPDLSGAHNIMLGCLAMGMSNQDIARKYDSILELSGLEESIHLPMRSYSSGMASRLRFAIAAAIDPEILIIDEALNTGDDEFKDRTKKRMDEVRAQAGCVFLVSHSLNTIRDLCTRLVWLDKGDLLYDGEPEQGINWYRKYTAELAKKDRFAAGKIRRRMLRDLEIVDIQPKVAGRRKQGTA